The Paenibacillus sp. RUD330 genome has a segment encoding these proteins:
- a CDS encoding cation diffusion facilitator family transporter, giving the protein MEEQQKRFDNLKLGERGAIISILAYICLSALKLIIGYASNSEALRADGLNNATDIVASIAVLIGLRLAQRPADEDHPYGHWKSETIASLVASFIMMAVGFQVLYGAVMSIFQGKEQSPDLAAAWTGLASAAVMYFVYRYNKKLAVKINSQAVMAAAKDNISDAFVSIGTVIGIVGSQFHLPWLDPLTAVLVGFIICKTAWDIFREASHHLSDGFDETRIQSFKAIVLGVAGVRGVKSIRARNYGSNAVVDIVILVAADSEFRAAHDIATKVEEELILTEDVYEVHVHYEPTRSPKKQIRET; this is encoded by the coding sequence ATGGAAGAGCAGCAAAAGAGATTCGATAATCTAAAATTGGGCGAACGAGGGGCCATCATAAGCATTCTGGCCTATATCTGCCTATCGGCGCTCAAGCTGATCATAGGATATGCTTCGAATTCGGAGGCGCTGCGCGCGGACGGCTTGAACAATGCGACAGACATCGTCGCCTCGATCGCGGTTCTGATCGGACTGAGGCTCGCCCAAAGGCCGGCCGACGAGGATCATCCTTACGGCCACTGGAAGTCGGAGACGATCGCATCCCTGGTCGCATCGTTCATCATGATGGCCGTTGGCTTTCAGGTGCTCTACGGAGCGGTCATGTCGATCTTCCAAGGCAAGGAGCAATCTCCGGATCTCGCTGCCGCATGGACCGGCCTTGCCAGCGCCGCCGTCATGTACTTCGTCTACCGCTACAACAAGAAATTGGCGGTTAAGATCAACAGCCAAGCCGTCATGGCGGCTGCGAAGGACAATATTTCCGACGCTTTCGTCAGCATCGGCACGGTCATCGGCATTGTCGGCTCCCAGTTCCACCTTCCCTGGCTCGACCCGCTGACGGCCGTTCTGGTCGGATTCATCATCTGCAAGACGGCCTGGGATATATTCCGCGAAGCTTCGCATCATCTATCCGACGGCTTCGACGAAACCCGGATCCAATCGTTCAAGGCAATCGTGCTGGGCGTCGCTGGCGTACGCGGAGTCAAGAGCATCCGGGCCAGAAACTACGGAAGCAACGCGGTCGTCGACATCGTCATTCTCGTAGCGGCGGATTCGGAGTTCCGGGCGGCGCACGATATCGCGACGAAAGTGGAGGAGGAATTGATCCTCACCGAGGATGTGTACGAGGTTCATGTCCATTACGAGCCGACCCGCTCCCCTAAGAAGCAAATCCGCGAAACATGA